From Brassica rapa cultivar Chiifu-401-42 chromosome A06, CAAS_Brap_v3.01, whole genome shotgun sequence:
AAACATAAATCTACAAACTCGAACCTATATTTGAGATCTCCACAAGTAATCAATAGATCTATCTTCTTTCATCCTTTGAGTGAAAAATTCACAGCAGTTTAGAGATTTGTCGACGAGATTAATGGAAGGCACCAACAAAGAGATCGACTGGATGAAGAGATCTTTcgtcgaaaagaaaaaaaagacgtAGAAAGTTTAGTCTTTCTGTTTATTTCCCGGAAAAAAAGTGTAAATGGGCTTTGTTAACTGTTTATAGTCCACTATATTTTGggctaaatattaaaattactaCACTTATCTAATCTAAAAAATGTGGGTTGGGttacataataaattttatttttggctcacaatattattttcttgaattatgttaaaaataaaattcttgaGTTAGTAATCCAACCCATGTTTGAATAATTTGATTAAACTTCTAAAATCTACACTAAACACTCTACTATTTTAccctataatatttttaaaaccaaattttagtgcaaaaaaaaaaatacaaaaaaaaaacacaagacaACGTTATAATCTAAAATTtaacacaaaacaaaatgaaCACCAAACACCAATGTCAAAAATTACTAACATATAAAATCATCATTAATTTtacaacaaaccaaaaaaaattaattaatggtTCCATACTCCCGCGCGggcgcgcgggtcaaaatctagttttgcGTTTAAAgttgtttttcaagtttttttattgttattgggTTAGAGTTGTGATGATGAACTGTGTATACATTGTTCTGCACTTATGAAGGACTAAATTGTGTTAGTAATGTGATTGATATCGGTCATGTTGTTGTTTGCTGTGTCACTGAGatttattgtttgtttgtctttttaacTTGTTTCCTGTACTGTTGAgagtacataaattatattaaagttgTTGAGAGTACATTTTGTTTATGGATATTTTTTCTCCAGTTTAGTTGTGTAAGTTGTgtgtattaagtaataatttttaatatccttattatgtttgttatatgtttttattttatttttaaatttgttgctCTTACCGgacctttaaaacaaatacatgaagacttgttgaaataactataaaatgagtGACAATTCTGAGTATTTGGGCTTTAGTGAGttttaaatgaatttatgtatttctcaTAAGAAGACAATAGCATTGGTCTGTTGACATTGGACATGTAGGCTATTTTTATGAGACAAAAAGAGTGAGCTCAATTTGATCTCGTGATAGAGatttgaagaagaaatagatCTATGTTAAATTAATGAAATGAGGGGTACAATGGTATTTTGAGGGAAAAGTGTCAATTTCGACCGCAACAATTTCGGTCGTGCCAAATACAACCCGAACAATTAATCAGTGTCAAATACGATCTCAACTCAACTATAATCCAAGAAAACTACCCGAACTCTTCAAACGTGCCTAAATCTACGTTGACTCTAACAGAaattagtcaaccgttaacaatAAAAACTACGTCATTTTGATATACGAGAATAAATGTCAATTTCAACCCTAACCATTTCGGTCAGTGCCGAAAACGACCTCAACTtaactataatttaaaaaaactactcaaacttcttaaaacgtgcatAAATCTACATTGATTCTAATATAAGTTAGTCAACCACTAACGAGATAAGACGACATcgctttgatatatatatatatatatataaataaatatgttcatTCCATGACTCAAACCCGTGTTTGGATACCCTTTTAaaggggcacactaacaactagactaaattaactttttgaaatatttttacaaattgaaattatataaactattattcttcttcctttgtcttatccaatttaaaactttggtgattgcttttgtatattttagttattttttaatatgtctaatattttgtataagatgtcttagtgaaagaaaggtaaaagggctcttaacatttttgaacaaaatatcaaaaatatataatattaactttgaaaaattaaaaaaattcacttaattttaaaaattaaaaagaatttatataagaaaagtttataaataaattcaaaattttaagaatatttaagatcttataattatatattattatttttatttagtaagatataaatttattaaagatatgataaataaaaaacatgttaatgtatttatataaatcagaaagaattatcaccaaaattttaaattggataaaaagaagaagaatagtagtttataaaatttcaaatttgtaataatatttcaaaattttacttttaactagttgttagtgtgccttTTAAAAGGGTATCCAAGCACGGGATTGAGTCCTGGaatgaacatattttaaaaaaaaagatatatatatatatatatcaaaacgacgtcgtctTATCTTGTTAGTGGTTGACTAACTTCTATCAGTGTCAATGTAGGTTTatgcacgttttaagaagttttggtagttttttaaaatttataattaagttGAGGTCGGTTTTGGCATtgaccatttgttcgggtcctatttggcacgactgaaagTGTTGGGGTTGAAATTTGCACTTTTCCGCGTATATCAAAACGgcgtcgttttatcttgttaacagTTGACTAAGTTCTGTTaaagtcaatgtagatttaagcACGTTTTTAAAAGTTTGGGTAGTTTtcttgaattataattgagttgagatcGTATTTGGCACAGATCAATTGTTCGGATCGTATTTGGCACGATCCAAACTGTTGAAGTCAAAATCGGCACTTTTTCCGGTATTTTgactattaaaattttaatggtaaaagtGATTATGGTATAAGTGAAATGTAGTATTAGAAAAGTGGTATAATTGATAATTTCCCTTAATAATGAAACCtcttttttgatcattttccaTAATTTGCTTAAAAACATTTTAGgctattttagtatatttgcgcctatcccactatataaaagcaACTAATTTTGGATGTTATAAAGGATGCCACATAGGCAAAATATTCTCAGCCATTCATTCTGCCACGTCACTGGTAACCCAGACCAACAAATCGTAATTGCAGCCCAGCCCGTTAACCGGTTTCGCTCACGAAATTGCTGTCTCCGTCTCTTTGCTGTTGGGccagattaaaaaaatttccaGCCCATCCCATTACTTATTTCAACTGTCAAACTATTTTCTTTTgcattttctattatttcagacaattttttttatttcaactgTTTTCTATAACAATGTGCAAACCGCCTAAGTTCCCTTTGATCTTAAAATAGTACGCCCAAGATAACAAAACCCCCTCATTTCACACACAGTCCCTgtaaatttctataaaaaactAAATTCTACTATCAAACCCACCCAACAAATTTACTACTACCACCTATAATTATGGCCCGGCCTacttaaactttaaaaaaaaccatgacaatacttaaaaaaaacacactctaactatgttcacttcaaaaaaaaaaatttaaacaaaattgccaaaaaaatactaattctCATTCTTATCTATGTAGCACATGCAccacaagatcaaagcaattaggACAACACCCTCGAACCTCATCCAATAATCGTTAGGATCCTTAGGGTCTGGCccatcacaaatcacaaaaataaagatGCTTTCCTATGGACAATTTTCATATGTCTTGACATCCAGGTTTgtctaaaattcatatttttaattattccaaCTATATTTCAAATGATTGTTTCTAACCACTAAACAGGAACAAAAAATGGAAGGGAAGGTACCTATTTCTACGTCTGACACAATGTACCAACGCTTCGAAGAAGGGAAAATttatcacattagatattttaatctccTCCCCAATAACCAACGTTACAGGCTTACCGATCAACCatacataatcaatatcaaAGAAACAACAACTATTACACTGATTCAAGAAAACATTGCACCGATTCCTTCATACATATTCCGGCCACAACGCTACACCCAGTTGATCAGCTTAGCAAGTGAAACCAACTTCCtaccaggtaaaaaaaaaacaaaaactctctcACACAAAAATAAATCCTAATTTTTTTCCAAACAACCAAATTATTCCTACAGATGTTGTTGGCCGCATTTGCCTCATCCAAGGAAGTGATTTATATAACCACTACACAGATTCAAAAATCATCATTGGATTACGTTTAGACAGGTACAAACTTTTTATTAAGTAATAATTGGTTTACAACTAAACAAAATCtaatacaataattatttgtagatcGAAATTGGTACGTCTAACTTTATGGGACAAGGATGCATCTAATTTCAGGGAGTTAAATCGCATATCAACAAGGAAAAAACAAGtcgtaatcatcacaagtatcattccacggatacatgaaggtaataaactaaacataaacttTACAGAAAACTAAATGCTAACAAATATTTGCCTTTTTCAGAAAAACTATCACTTACAGCAACACCTGGAACGCGCTTCTACTTTAACAACGAAATTGATATCATTCAACGCttccaaaagaggaataaactgcTATCTTAAGCCTCATAGCAAACACCACCAGTcaacttttaaaacatttacgTTACCACTTCCTACATCAATTAAATTGTCACACACAAAGATTATTTTCTCATTCAAATATCGAATTCctcaaaactatttattattcatacttacagttgttttttttaaaaaaatgatcacCGTTTCGAACTTCTCCCctgtataaaaaaacaaaacttaacttaTCCTTTCAGAAACcaaaaaacacacaattttaattcacctgatttttattaaacatgTAATCCGCGCGCAACGCGGACGCCGGCCCTAGTTGTAGTAATTGGTTAATTCCCGTGATTATATCCGTAAGCCAAAAAGTCAAAAGTAAATTCTACGAAATCCGATTTTATTTGTAATTATCTTATTTAAtggaaattaattaataaaaagacGAAAAACGTCACGTCAAGGCAAGTCTTTCTGAGAACGCTTCAACTTCCTTCTTAACCACGCTAACCGCACTTGCTCTACTCTCTGCTCCCACAGTAAACCCTAATGGCGGCGATTGAAGAGGACGATGTGTCGGTGATCCTCGAAGAACAGCGCGAGGAGATCATGGCCGCTAAAACCCTAGCCCAGGACCACGATCTGGCTTTCAACCTTCAAATGCAGGAAGCCCTAGCCGTTTCTCGAGCAGCCCACACCTCCTCTCCGACACTCGATTTCACCGCTGAAGAAGGTGACGGATTTGACTACACGTCGCTGATTCTAGAGGACATTGCGCGAGTCGATCAGGAGAGGCGAGACCACGAGGTTGGCGCTCAGGAGACGAAGAGACTCAAGGTCGATCTCGACCGCCGGATCCACGATCAGAGGTTTGCTAAAGAGATTATGAACATCCCTGACGCTGATTGGAGCAAAGACGGCGACTATTTCCACAAACCTTACTCGCTCGAGGAAGCTTCCTCCTCCTCGGCCGTCAAGGTCCCTCCTCCTTTCCCTGCGATTGGGTTTGAAAGTTTCCGCGTGTATTGCAAAGGATTGGTGAGTGAGGAGATGATTGGTGAGACGAGGGTTACGGTTGGGGGTGTTGGTGTGGCTCTTTGTGACTCCTCGGATAATCTCATTTGGGAGGTGGCCAAGGTTCTCGGTGCTGACGAGTCTAAGAGCCCTCAAATTGCCGAGTTGGAGGCCATTCTTCGTGCCTTGGATGAAGCTTTGACCTTTGATTTGGGAAGGGTCACCTTCTTCATTGATGATTTCAACCTCTTCAACTACgtgagctctctctctctccctgaAAAATAAGATTCCTTTGAAAAAGGTCTCGACTTTTTGAATGATTGTGATTCTTATTTTTGGGCTCTTCGATCTTATTTTACATAATCATTTGCATATCTTCGAAAGTTTTACTCAGAAATTAGATTTCTTTGACAAAGATTGTGAATTTCTGAATGATTGTGACCTTCCATTCTTAAAAAAGTTTACTCCTTTTAGTTGCTAAATTAGCGTGTTTTACGGTATTGTtctccttttgttttgttttgtttgtttgttaccTTTTACTATGTCCGTTGCTACAATCTGAATAACTGTGTCTTTGCAGTCTTTTACCTAATTATTTGGCATTTAACCATTTGAGAATCATCTAATGTGAATCTGGATTATCTTACCGTTGTAGTTTAGTTTAGTTCTGGTTGTTTTCCCTTTTTGTTGATATTATTGATCTTTGATATGGCTGCTCATGTTTTGCCCTGTAATCTAGGTGACTGGGAGGGTGGAACCTAGGCAGAGCGCTGTTGCAACACTTGTAAACAAAGTGGCTCTTCTCCAGAAAAAGTTCTCTTATTGCCAACCATCTCTTTTGACAAGAAATGATGTTAAGTTTGTGTTCAAGCTCGCAAGAGATGCGATCGTGTCTCAAATCAAATGGCCTGAGGAGACTAGTAAAGGCAAGACTTTCAAGGAGACTTGTGTGATCTGCTACGAAGGCATCACCGTTGACAAAATGTTCTCCGTTGATGGTTGTTTCCACCGTTTCTGCTTTTCCTGCATGAAGCAGCACGTTGAAATTAAGCTACTCGGAGGGAAAACAGCTACTTGTCCGAGCGACGGGTGCAAATCAGAAGTAAAGATGGATTGCTGCGCCAAATTTCTTGATCCCAAGCTCGTTGAGGTTATGATCCAACGCAAGAAAGAAGGCTCCATTAATGTTTCTGATAAAGTTTACTGTCCATATCCTAAGTGCTCGGAACTGATGGCCAAAGCTGAAGTTTTTGAGTATACCAAACAGTTCTTCGTTGGCACTGAGCAATCTCCTGCGAGGAAATGCATGAAGTGTGGGCTCTTTTTCTGCATGCAGTGCAAGGTACCGTGGCACTACAAAGACACCTGTGATGACTTCAGTAAGTCAAAGAGGTATCAGAACGCTGGAGATGGAATGCTCAAGTCTCTGGCGCAGAGCAAGCGGTGGAGACAATGCATAAGGTGTAACAATATGGTTGAGCTTGCTTTTGGGTGCTACCATATAACCTGCAGGTACCTTTGCTTATTATGGTTACTACAATACAAATCCATGGATAAAGAAAGGAGAGACCATGTTTGGTCATTTGTTTACTATTGCTGATCTGATGTTTTTTATTGTGTGGCTTGCAGATGTGGATATGAGTTCTGTTACACGTGTGGAGCTGAATGGAAGAACAAGAAAGCGACATGTGCGTGCCCGATCTGGAATGAGCGCAACATAATCCGTGAAACAAATGTGAATCGTAGGAGGTGATTTGTCTTTGTGTTGCGTGAAAGGTTAAGAAGTAGATTGTTAGGGTTAGAGTTGGTGACAGCTCTAAAATCA
This genomic window contains:
- the LOC103873416 gene encoding uncharacterized protein LOC103873416, encoding MAAIEEDDVSVILEEQREEIMAAKTLAQDHDLAFNLQMQEALAVSRAAHTSSPTLDFTAEEGDGFDYTSLILEDIARVDQERRDHEVGAQETKRLKVDLDRRIHDQRFAKEIMNIPDADWSKDGDYFHKPYSLEEASSSSAVKVPPPFPAIGFESFRVYCKGLVSEEMIGETRVTVGGVGVALCDSSDNLIWEVAKVLGADESKSPQIAELEAILRALDEALTFDLGRVTFFIDDFNLFNYVTGRVEPRQSAVATLVNKVALLQKKFSYCQPSLLTRNDVKFVFKLARDAIVSQIKWPEETSKGKTFKETCVICYEGITVDKMFSVDGCFHRFCFSCMKQHVEIKLLGGKTATCPSDGCKSEVKMDCCAKFLDPKLVEVMIQRKKEGSINVSDKVYCPYPKCSELMAKAEVFEYTKQFFVGTEQSPARKCMKCGLFFCMQCKVPWHYKDTCDDFSKSKRYQNAGDGMLKSLAQSKRWRQCIRCNNMVELAFGCYHITCRCGYEFCYTCGAEWKNKKATCACPIWNERNIIRETNVNRRR